The Bos indicus isolate NIAB-ARS_2022 breed Sahiwal x Tharparkar chromosome 28, NIAB-ARS_B.indTharparkar_mat_pri_1.0, whole genome shotgun sequence genome has a window encoding:
- the MSS51 gene encoding putative protein MSS51 homolog, mitochondrial, with the protein MAPRSRRRRHKKSPSSVAPVVETPPTVVAPVPLILTKPGPSIDKLGFSSLEDNVPGLSQLILQKLNMKSYEEYKLVLDGGTPVSGFGYRCLEEMFQKMEDTFRFCAYCKALPRGLSDSKVLRHCKRCRNVYYCGPECQKSDWPTHRKVCQELRLVAVDRLMEWLLVTGDFVLPSGPWSWLTEVVQGWDTWFSMRRLQLDDTMDAVLDSQAMTTLWASVRRPRPDPDVLKGSLKRLLTDVLSRPLTLGFGLRALGINVGKVGGSTVHVVGASHAETFLTRPGDYDELGYMFPGHLGLHVIMVGVDVAAGFSQSTSASLLEPGTVQLSSHRGLYHDFWEEQIETGQIAHPDLVVAFHPGFHASPDLMEAWLPTLLLLRDYGIPTMITVYSHQELAASLQILVDLDTHITAYGANPFASLKPEQVYSNPNKQPVYCSAYYIMFLGSSCQLDKRQLEEKVNDRV; encoded by the exons ATGGCTCCACGGTCCCGACGACGAAGGCACAAGAAATCCCCCTCATCAGTGGCTCCTGTGGTTGAGACCCCACCTACAGTTGTGGCTCCTGTGCCTCTGATCCTCACTAAACCTGGCCCTAGCATTGATAAACTTGGCTTCTCCTCCTTGGAGGATAATGTTCCTGGCCTATCCCAGCTGATCCTTCAAAAACTGAACATGAAAAGCTACGAAGAATACAA GTTGGTGCTAGACGGGGGTACTCCAGTGTCAGGCTTTGGATACCGATGCCTTGAAGAAATGTTCCAGAAGATGGAGGACACATTCCGATTCTGTGCTTACTGTAAAGCACTCCCTAGGGGCCTTTCAGACTCTAAGGTCCTCCGGCACTGCAAAAG GTGCAGAAATGTCTATTACTGTGGTCCAGAGTGCCAGAAGTCAGACTGGCCAACACACAGGAAGGTTTGTCAAGAACTGCGTCTTGTAGCTGTGGACCGTCTCATGGAATGGCTTCTGGTCACAG GTGATTTTGTCCTACCCTCAGGACCTTGGTCATGGCTGACTGAAGTTGTACAGGGTTGGGACACTTGGTTTTCTATGAGACGTTTACAGCTAGATGATACAATGGATGCTGTGCTTGACAGTCAGGCCATGACCACCCTGTGGGCCAGTGTAAGACGGCCAAGACCAGACCCAGATGTCCTGAAGGGCTCTTTGAAGCGGTTGCTGACAGATGTCTTGTCTCGGCCCTTGACACTGGGCTTTGGGCTTCGGGCCTTGGGAATAAATGTTGGGAAGGTTGGGGGAAGCACAGTGCACGTGGTTGGTGCTTCTCATGCAGAGACATTCCTCACTCGCCCTGGGGACTATGATGAGCTTGGCTACATGTTTCCTGGACACCTTGGCCTCCATGTAATCATGGTGGGTGTAGATGTGGCTGCTGGCTTTTCACAGAGTACCTCAGCTTCACTCCTGGAACCTGGCACAGTACAGCTTAGTAGCCATAGGGGCCTCTATCATGACTTCTGGGAGGAGCAGATAGAGACTGGGCAGATAGCCCATCCAGATTTGGTGGTGGCATTCCATCCAG GTTTCCATGCTTCCCCGGACTTGATGGAGGCTTGGCTGCCCACCCTCTTGCTACTTCGTGATTATGGGATCCCTACAATGATTACTGTTTACAG CCATCAGGAGTTGGCAGCCTCGTTGCAGATTTTGGTGGACCTGGATACACACATCACAGCCTATGGAGCTAACCCTTTTGCGTCCCTTAAACCTGAACAGGTCTACTCCAACCCCAACAAGCAGCCAGTTTACTGCAGTGCCTACTATATCATGTTTCTTGGAAGCTCCTGCCAGCTGGATAAGAGGCAATTGGAAGAGAAAGTAAATGACAGGGTATAA